Proteins co-encoded in one Bacillus infantis NRRL B-14911 genomic window:
- a CDS encoding cysteine desulfurase, with translation MDFKNIREHFPILNQEVNGRPLVYLDSAATSQKPVQVIEALNEYYRGYNSNVHRGVHTLGTKATDAYEGAREKARKFINARSIEEVIFTSGTTSALNMVASSYGGDNLSEGDEIVITYMEHHSNIIPWQQAAKRAGAVLKYVPLQEDGTISLEDVRKTVTSNTKIVSIMMVSNVLGVMNPIKDIARIAHENGAIMVVDGAQAAPHMKVDVQDLDCDFLAFSGHKMCGPTGIGVLYGKKQLLENMEPVLFGGEMIDFVDLYDSTWKELPWKFEAGTPIIAGAIGLGAAIDFLQEVGLENIEAHEHRLAAYAMEKMSSVEGMTIYGPKNAGERAGLVTFNLDDVHPHDVATVLDAEGIAVRAGHHCAQPLMKWLKASATARASFYLYNTEEDIDKLVEGLVKTKEYFSDVF, from the coding sequence ATGGATTTCAAGAATATCCGTGAACATTTCCCTATTCTGAACCAGGAAGTCAACGGAAGGCCTTTGGTTTACCTTGACAGCGCCGCAACTTCCCAGAAGCCCGTACAGGTCATCGAGGCATTGAACGAGTATTACCGCGGGTATAACTCCAATGTCCACCGCGGGGTGCATACCCTCGGTACAAAAGCGACGGATGCGTATGAAGGTGCAAGGGAAAAGGCCAGGAAATTCATTAATGCCCGTTCGATTGAGGAAGTGATCTTCACGAGCGGGACAACAAGCGCATTGAATATGGTTGCTTCAAGCTATGGAGGAGACAATCTCTCCGAAGGGGATGAAATTGTCATTACCTATATGGAGCACCACAGCAATATCATTCCGTGGCAGCAGGCAGCCAAAAGAGCCGGAGCGGTGCTGAAATATGTCCCTCTTCAGGAGGACGGCACCATTTCACTGGAGGATGTCCGCAAGACGGTTACAAGCAATACGAAAATTGTCAGCATTATGATGGTGTCCAATGTCCTTGGCGTTATGAACCCGATCAAGGACATCGCAAGGATTGCCCATGAGAATGGCGCGATCATGGTAGTGGACGGCGCACAGGCTGCACCTCATATGAAGGTGGATGTCCAGGATCTTGACTGCGACTTCCTTGCTTTTTCAGGACATAAGATGTGCGGCCCTACCGGTATCGGCGTCTTGTACGGCAAAAAGCAGCTTCTTGAAAACATGGAGCCTGTCCTTTTCGGAGGAGAGATGATCGATTTTGTTGATCTCTATGACTCTACCTGGAAAGAGCTTCCCTGGAAGTTCGAGGCCGGCACCCCGATTATTGCAGGAGCCATCGGCCTTGGTGCAGCAATCGATTTCCTACAGGAAGTCGGCCTTGAAAACATTGAAGCACATGAGCATAGGCTTGCCGCATACGCAATGGAAAAAATGTCATCAGTTGAAGGCATGACCATCTATGGACCGAAGAATGCCGGCGAGAGAGCCGGACTTGTAACCTTCAATCTTGATGATGTCCATCCGCATGATGTGGCGACTGTCCTTGATGCTGAAGGAATAGCGGTAAGGGCAGGCCATCACTGTGCACAGCCGCTGATGAAATGGCTGAAGGCTTCCGCAACGGCACGGGCCAGTTTTTACCTGTACAACACGGAAGAAGATATTGATAAGCTTGTTGAAGGACTTGTTAAAACAAAGGAGTATTTCAGCGATGTCTTTTAA
- the sufU gene encoding Fe-S cluster assembly sulfur transfer protein SufU: MSFNNLDTLYRQVIMDHYKNPRNKGVLEEDNSLTINMNNPTCGDRIQLTLKVEDGKVADARFDGEGCSISMSSASMMTQAIKGQKVEDALKLSKIFSDMMQGKEYDEDLDLGDIEALQGVSKFPARIKCATLSWKAMEKGLKEEEQQ; encoded by the coding sequence ATGTCTTTTAATAATTTAGATACCCTGTACAGGCAAGTCATTATGGATCATTACAAAAACCCCCGCAATAAAGGGGTTCTTGAAGAAGATAACAGCTTGACGATCAATATGAACAATCCAACCTGCGGAGACAGGATCCAGCTGACGCTTAAGGTTGAGGATGGGAAGGTGGCGGACGCCAGATTTGACGGTGAAGGCTGCTCCATCTCCATGTCTTCAGCATCTATGATGACCCAGGCTATCAAGGGCCAGAAAGTGGAAGATGCCTTAAAGCTCTCAAAGATCTTTTCAGATATGATGCAGGGCAAAGAGTATGATGAAGACTTGGATTTGGGTGATATTGAAGCACTGCAGGGCGTTTCAAAATTTCCGGCACGCATCAAATGTGCGACACTTTCATGGAAGGCCATGGAAAAGGGCCTGAAGGAAGAAGAACAACAATAA
- a CDS encoding methionine ABC transporter permease — protein sequence MLNEFFPNVNWDKMWEATNETLYMTGISVLVTFVLGIVLGLLLFLTSRGNIWQNALINKIIAAFVNVFRSIPFIILIVLLIPFTKFLVGSMIGENAALPALIIGAAPFYARMVEIALREIDKGVIEAAKSMGARTSTIIFKVLLPESMPALVSGITVTAISLVGFTAMAGVIGAGGLGNLAYLEGFQRNRFDVTLMATIVILLIVFILQVIGDIITSKLDKR from the coding sequence ATGCTTAATGAATTTTTCCCAAATGTTAACTGGGATAAGATGTGGGAAGCAACGAATGAAACGCTTTATATGACTGGCATTTCTGTACTGGTTACATTCGTATTGGGGATTGTGCTCGGCCTGCTGCTTTTCCTTACTTCCAGGGGGAACATCTGGCAAAATGCACTCATCAATAAAATTATAGCGGCGTTTGTCAATGTATTCAGGTCCATCCCGTTCATCATTTTAATCGTATTGCTGATCCCGTTCACGAAATTCCTTGTGGGCAGCATGATCGGAGAAAATGCCGCCTTGCCTGCACTGATCATCGGTGCGGCACCATTTTATGCCCGTATGGTTGAAATTGCTTTGCGGGAAATTGATAAAGGCGTCATTGAAGCAGCCAAGTCAATGGGTGCAAGAACGAGCACAATCATCTTTAAGGTGCTCCTCCCTGAATCCATGCCGGCTCTTGTATCGGGCATTACTGTTACAGCCATCTCGCTTGTGGGCTTTACCGCAATGGCAGGAGTCATCGGTGCAGGAGGACTTGGGAACCTTGCTTATCTGGAAGGCTTCCAGCGGAACCGCTTTGATGTAACCTTGATGGCGACCATCGTCATCCTGCTGATTGTGTTTATCCTCCAAGTAATTGGAGATATCATAACTTCTAAACTAGACAAACGATAA
- a CDS encoding O-acetylhomoserine aminocarboxypropyltransferase/cysteine synthase family protein, translating into MAEKQKNYRFETLGVHGGLQPDPATGARAVPIYQNNAYQFQNTEHAANLFGLKEPGYIYTRIHNPTVTVFEERVSLLEGGVGALAVASGQAAITLAILNIAQAGDEIVAASNLYGGTYNLFAVTLPKYGINVKLVNPDDPENFREAINEKTKAVFAETIGNPSLKVLDIEKVAEIAHEAGIPLIVDNTFATPYLCRPIDFGADIVIHSATKWLLGNGTTMGGVIVDAGRFDWNSVKFPGFTNPDPSYNNLVYSEAIGAAAFIVKARVQLLRDLGPALSPQNAFQFTLGLETLHVRMKEHISNTKKVTEYLKNHPAVTWVLYPGDEGHPDKALADKYLPKGAGAVAVFGIEGGREAGAKLINSLELWAHVANVGDAKSLIIHPASTTHQQLDSEGLKSAGVPEDLIRISVGIENAEDLIEDLEQAIEAATGSHSLAGKV; encoded by the coding sequence ATGGCAGAGAAGCAAAAGAACTATCGATTTGAAACACTTGGTGTACATGGAGGACTGCAGCCTGACCCTGCAACAGGGGCAAGGGCAGTGCCGATCTATCAGAATAATGCTTATCAGTTCCAGAATACAGAGCACGCCGCCAATCTGTTCGGCTTAAAGGAGCCGGGCTATATCTATACAAGAATCCATAATCCGACAGTTACTGTATTTGAGGAAAGGGTCTCACTGCTTGAAGGCGGCGTAGGGGCACTTGCTGTTGCAAGCGGCCAGGCTGCCATCACTCTTGCCATCCTGAACATTGCCCAGGCCGGAGATGAAATTGTAGCAGCTTCAAATCTTTATGGAGGGACATATAATTTATTTGCCGTCACTCTTCCTAAATACGGAATCAATGTAAAGCTGGTCAATCCCGATGACCCGGAAAATTTCAGGGAGGCCATCAATGAAAAAACAAAAGCTGTATTCGCTGAAACAATCGGCAATCCAAGCTTAAAGGTCCTCGATATTGAGAAAGTGGCGGAAATTGCCCATGAAGCAGGTATTCCGCTGATAGTTGATAATACCTTTGCCACTCCATATCTCTGCAGGCCGATTGATTTTGGGGCAGACATCGTAATCCACTCAGCGACAAAATGGCTGCTGGGAAATGGGACGACAATGGGGGGCGTCATAGTAGACGCAGGTCGTTTTGACTGGAATTCAGTCAAATTCCCTGGCTTCACCAATCCGGACCCAAGCTACAATAACCTGGTGTACAGTGAAGCAATCGGCGCGGCAGCTTTTATCGTCAAAGCCAGAGTCCAGCTGCTGAGGGACCTGGGGCCAGCACTTAGCCCGCAGAACGCATTCCAGTTCACTCTCGGTCTTGAAACACTGCATGTGAGGATGAAGGAGCATATCAGCAATACAAAGAAAGTGACAGAGTATCTAAAGAATCACCCTGCTGTGACCTGGGTGCTTTATCCGGGGGATGAAGGCCATCCTGATAAGGCACTTGCTGATAAGTATTTGCCTAAAGGAGCCGGAGCTGTGGCTGTATTTGGAATTGAGGGAGGCAGGGAGGCCGGTGCCAAGCTGATCAACAGCCTGGAACTGTGGGCGCATGTAGCCAATGTCGGCGATGCAAAAAGCCTCATCATCCATCCTGCCAGCACCACTCACCAGCAGCTTGATTCAGAAGGCCTGAAGTCAGCAGGGGTGCCGGAGGATCTAATCCGCATTTCTGTTGGCATAGAAAATGCCGAAGATCTCATCGAGGACCTGGAGCAGGCAATTGAAGCCGCAACCGGAAGCCATTCACTGGCAGGGAAGGTGTGA
- the sufC gene encoding Fe-S cluster assembly ATPase SufC — MAGSTLKINDLHVSIEDKEILKGVNLEVKGGEIHAIMGPNGTGKSTLSSAIMGHPKYEVTSGSIELDNEDVLEMEVDERARAGLFLAMQYPSEISGVTNADFLRSAINSRMEEGNEISLMKFIRKMDSKMDFLEMDQDMAQRYLNEGFSGGEKKRNEILQLMMIEPKIAILDEIDSGLDIDALKVVSKGINEMRGEDFGCLIITHYQRLLNYITPDHVHVMMQGRIVKSGGPELAQRLEAEGYDWIKKELGIEDETVGQEA, encoded by the coding sequence ATGGCTGGATCTACACTTAAAATTAATGATCTTCATGTTTCTATTGAGGACAAAGAAATTCTTAAAGGGGTCAACCTTGAAGTGAAAGGCGGAGAAATCCATGCGATTATGGGTCCTAACGGAACTGGTAAATCAACCCTTTCTTCTGCAATCATGGGACATCCTAAATATGAGGTAACCTCAGGAAGCATTGAATTGGATAACGAAGATGTACTTGAGATGGAAGTGGATGAGCGTGCGCGTGCAGGCCTGTTTCTTGCCATGCAGTATCCAAGTGAAATCAGCGGAGTTACAAATGCGGACTTCCTGCGTTCTGCAATCAACAGCCGCATGGAAGAAGGCAATGAAATTTCTTTGATGAAATTCATCCGCAAGATGGACAGCAAGATGGACTTCCTTGAAATGGATCAGGATATGGCACAGCGCTATCTGAACGAAGGCTTCTCCGGAGGCGAGAAAAAGCGGAACGAAATCCTTCAGCTGATGATGATCGAACCTAAAATCGCCATTCTTGATGAGATCGACTCCGGATTGGATATCGATGCCCTGAAGGTTGTTTCCAAAGGGATCAATGAAATGCGCGGAGAAGACTTCGGCTGCCTGATCATCACTCACTATCAGCGCCTTCTTAACTACATCACTCCTGACCATGTGCATGTCATGATGCAGGGCCGCATCGTTAAATCTGGCGGGCCTGAGCTGGCACAGCGCCTTGAGGCTGAAGGTTATGACTGGATCAAGAAAGAACTTGGCATTGAAGACGAAACTGTAGGGCAAGAAGCGTAA
- a CDS encoding carboxymuconolactone decarboxylase family protein, which produces MEHSYEPSNSIEAALHDYKMGLGTFTQKMPDLAQHYNAFTEACFKEGSLSQKQKQLIALGISLYSQDEYCIIYHVKGCLDQGASEEEVLEAVGVTAAFGGGAAMSQAVTLVQEAMDELNQGQMKQ; this is translated from the coding sequence ATGGAGCATTCATACGAACCGTCAAATTCAATCGAAGCAGCTCTTCATGACTATAAAATGGGCCTTGGCACATTTACACAAAAAATGCCGGACCTTGCCCAGCATTATAACGCATTCACTGAGGCATGCTTTAAAGAAGGCAGCCTCTCTCAAAAGCAAAAGCAGCTGATTGCCCTTGGAATCAGCCTGTATTCACAGGATGAATACTGCATTATTTATCATGTGAAAGGCTGCCTTGACCAGGGGGCTAGTGAGGAAGAGGTGCTCGAAGCAGTCGGCGTCACAGCGGCTTTTGGCGGCGGCGCAGCGATGAGCCAGGCAGTCACCCTTGTGCAGGAAGCAATGGATGAATTGAATCAGGGGCAGATGAAGCAGTAA
- a CDS encoding methionine ABC transporter ATP-binding protein, translated as MISIKDVKKIYSSKKGPVKAVDDVNLEIKEGEIFGVIGYSGAGKSTLIRMLNGLELPSEGTVTVAGREISKIRGAELRKARQEISMIFQHFNLLWSRTVRDNIAFPLEIAGVARQEREKRVNELINLVGLDGREDAYPSQLSGGQKQRVGIARALANNPKVLLCDEATSALDPQTTDSILDLLVDINSRLGLTIVLITHEMHVIRKICHRVAVMEGGKAVEIGPVLEVFKNPREQITKRFVQQVTEPEETKETAEALLGLYPHGKVVQLSFVGESAEQPLITNLIRSFELTVNILQGKISQTQNGSYGTLFIHLDGQADEIAKAIEYIHAQQVGVEVISNA; from the coding sequence TTGATTTCAATAAAAGATGTTAAAAAGATATATTCGTCAAAAAAAGGCCCGGTCAAAGCAGTTGATGATGTCAACCTTGAAATCAAGGAAGGTGAAATCTTCGGAGTGATCGGCTACAGCGGTGCAGGGAAAAGCACCTTGATCCGGATGCTGAACGGGCTTGAGCTTCCCTCAGAGGGAACGGTTACGGTAGCCGGCAGGGAGATCTCAAAAATCAGGGGTGCGGAGCTGCGCAAAGCGCGCCAGGAAATCAGCATGATCTTCCAGCACTTTAACCTTCTCTGGTCAAGGACCGTAAGAGACAATATTGCATTCCCGCTGGAAATTGCGGGGGTTGCGCGCCAGGAAAGAGAAAAAAGAGTAAATGAGCTCATCAACCTTGTCGGCCTTGACGGCCGTGAGGATGCTTACCCTTCCCAGCTGAGCGGCGGGCAGAAGCAACGCGTCGGGATTGCCAGGGCGCTTGCGAATAACCCGAAGGTGCTTCTGTGCGATGAGGCAACCTCGGCGCTTGACCCGCAGACAACGGATTCCATTCTGGATCTGCTAGTGGACATCAACAGCCGCCTGGGACTGACCATTGTACTTATTACTCATGAAATGCATGTAATCAGGAAGATCTGCCATCGGGTAGCTGTCATGGAAGGCGGAAAGGCCGTGGAAATCGGCCCTGTCCTGGAAGTGTTTAAAAATCCGCGCGAGCAGATCACAAAGAGATTCGTCCAGCAGGTCACAGAACCTGAGGAAACAAAAGAGACTGCAGAGGCCTTGCTTGGATTGTATCCGCATGGAAAAGTCGTACAGCTGTCCTTCGTCGGGGAATCGGCTGAACAGCCGCTCATCACGAATCTGATCCGTTCCTTTGAGTTGACAGTTAATATCCTTCAAGGGAAAATCTCGCAGACTCAAAACGGCTCTTATGGAACATTGTTCATCCATCTAGATGGGCAGGCTGACGAAATTGCCAAAGCGATTGAATATATCCATGCACAGCAGGTTGGCGTGGAGGTGATTTCGAATGCTTAA
- a CDS encoding MetQ/NlpA family ABC transporter substrate-binding protein, producing MKKWLSLVLALAVALVISACGTSEDNADGGNADSGKEETSKLVVGASNVPHAEILEEAKPLLEEKGIELEVVTFQDYILPNQALNSGELDANYFQHIPYLEAQIEENDYDFVNAGGIHIEPIGVYSKKYKSLDELPDGAKVLMSNSVADHGRILTMLEKEGLITLKEGVDKIKATIDDIETNEKNLEFDTEYEASLLPQIYNNDEGDAVLINSNYAIDAGLNPIEDSIAIEDKESPYVNVIAVKSGDEDKEAVKALVEVLHSKEIQDFILEKYEGAVVPVSE from the coding sequence ATGAAAAAATGGTTATCACTTGTATTGGCACTTGCCGTAGCGCTCGTCATTTCAGCATGCGGAACATCTGAAGATAATGCTGACGGCGGAAATGCGGACAGCGGGAAAGAAGAAACATCCAAACTGGTTGTGGGAGCTTCCAATGTCCCGCACGCTGAAATTCTTGAAGAAGCTAAGCCGCTTTTGGAAGAAAAGGGCATTGAACTTGAAGTCGTAACATTCCAGGACTATATCCTGCCTAACCAAGCATTGAATTCCGGAGAGCTTGATGCAAACTATTTCCAGCATATCCCGTACCTTGAAGCGCAAATTGAAGAAAATGACTATGATTTCGTCAATGCAGGCGGAATCCACATTGAGCCGATCGGTGTGTATTCAAAGAAATACAAGAGCCTTGATGAACTTCCAGACGGTGCGAAAGTCCTGATGAGCAATTCAGTTGCTGATCACGGCCGTATCCTGACTATGCTTGAAAAAGAAGGCCTTATCACGCTTAAAGAAGGCGTAGATAAAATCAAGGCAACAATTGACGATATCGAAACGAACGAGAAAAATCTTGAGTTTGATACAGAATATGAAGCTTCCCTCCTTCCGCAGATCTACAACAACGATGAAGGCGATGCAGTTCTGATCAACTCTAACTATGCTATTGATGCAGGCTTAAACCCAATTGAAGATTCAATTGCAATCGAAGACAAGGAATCTCCATATGTGAACGTCATCGCTGTTAAGAGCGGCGACGAAGATAAAGAAGCGGTTAAGGCACTTGTCGAAGTGCTCCACTCTAAAGAAATCCAGGATTTCATCCTTGAAAAATACGAAGGTGCAGTCGTTCCTGTATCTGAGTAA
- a CDS encoding DUF72 domain-containing protein: protein MINIGLTGWGDHDSLYKKGISPRDKLKEYAAYFPIVEVDASFYAVQPLRNAHKWTEETPDGFEFIVKAYQGMTGHQRGEIPFDSKEEMFTAFKESLQPYIAKDKLCMALFQFPPWFDCRRENVDYLRWCKDQMDDIPCALEFRNQTWFYPEMKDKTLRFMEQEEWIHSICDEPQSGEGSVPTVMESTHPGKVLVRFHGRNVHGWQKKNAENWREVRYLYRYNEEELSGWAPALRELEKSTKKVYAVFNNNSGGDAADNALQLVDMMGIEYTGLAPRQLDLF from the coding sequence ATGATTAATATTGGACTCACAGGCTGGGGGGATCATGACAGTCTTTATAAGAAGGGCATTTCCCCGCGTGATAAGCTGAAGGAATATGCAGCATATTTCCCCATTGTAGAGGTGGATGCTTCTTTTTATGCTGTCCAGCCTCTGAGGAATGCACATAAATGGACGGAAGAAACGCCTGACGGCTTTGAATTCATCGTTAAAGCCTATCAGGGTATGACTGGGCATCAGCGCGGAGAAATCCCCTTTGACAGCAAGGAAGAGATGTTTACAGCTTTTAAGGAGTCCTTGCAGCCTTATATCGCCAAGGATAAGCTCTGCATGGCGCTGTTTCAATTTCCTCCATGGTTTGACTGCCGCAGGGAAAATGTTGATTATCTGCGCTGGTGCAAGGATCAGATGGATGATATCCCTTGTGCCCTGGAATTCCGCAATCAGACTTGGTTCTATCCGGAAATGAAGGACAAGACCTTAAGGTTCATGGAGCAGGAAGAATGGATTCACAGTATCTGCGATGAACCACAGTCCGGCGAGGGGTCTGTCCCGACAGTCATGGAGAGTACCCATCCGGGAAAGGTGCTGGTCCGCTTCCATGGAAGGAATGTGCACGGCTGGCAGAAAAAGAATGCGGAGAACTGGAGGGAAGTGAGATATCTCTACCGCTATAATGAGGAGGAGCTTTCCGGCTGGGCCCCGGCCCTCAGGGAACTGGAAAAAAGCACAAAGAAGGTATATGCTGTCTTTAATAATAATTCAGGCGGGGATGCGGCAGACAATGCACTCCAGCTGGTCGATATGATGGGGATTGAGTATACAGGCCTGGCTCCCCGGCAGCTTGATTTGTTCTAA
- the sufD gene encoding Fe-S cluster assembly protein SufD, translating to MTIETKLPFDKEYISSFSKEMGEPAWLTELRVKALADAETLPMPRPDKTKIDKWNFTQFEKHIVESEDFGSLDNLPEEAKSLIDLDKESKNLYIQRNNRPTHLSLSKELQDQGVIFADIFTAAREYGDLLQKYFMKDGVKVDEHRLTALHAALLNGGAFLYVPRNVEVSEPIQAIYLHDDKEANVFNHVLIVTEDNSSVTYVETYLSTIDSAEGVFNIVTEVLAGTNSRVQYGTVDNLAKGITTYVNRRGRAERDSRIEWALGLMNDGNTISENVTNLIGDGSVGDTKTVVVGRGEQKQNFTTSVVHFGKNTEGYILKHGVMKESASSIFNGIGKIEHGATKSNAEQESRVLMLSEKARGDANPILLIDEDDVTAGHAASVGRVDPTQLYYLMSRGIPQTEAERLVIHGFLAPVVKELPIEGVKKQLVDVIERKVK from the coding sequence ATGACTATTGAAACGAAATTGCCGTTTGACAAAGAGTATATCAGCTCTTTTTCAAAAGAAATGGGTGAACCGGCCTGGCTGACAGAACTGCGTGTGAAAGCTCTTGCTGACGCTGAGACGCTGCCAATGCCGCGGCCTGATAAAACAAAGATCGATAAATGGAACTTTACACAGTTTGAAAAGCATATAGTGGAAAGCGAAGATTTTGGCTCACTTGACAACCTTCCGGAAGAAGCCAAATCTTTGATTGACCTGGATAAAGAAAGCAAGAACCTTTATATCCAGAGAAATAACCGTCCGACACATCTTTCCCTTTCGAAAGAACTGCAGGACCAGGGAGTCATTTTTGCGGATATCTTCACAGCTGCCCGCGAATACGGCGACCTTTTGCAGAAGTATTTCATGAAGGATGGCGTTAAGGTGGATGAACACCGCCTGACAGCACTTCATGCAGCACTCCTGAACGGCGGGGCATTCTTATATGTGCCGCGCAATGTTGAGGTGTCTGAGCCGATCCAGGCGATCTATCTGCATGATGACAAAGAAGCGAATGTCTTCAACCACGTACTGATCGTAACTGAAGATAACAGCAGTGTTACTTATGTTGAAACATACCTTTCAACGATCGATTCAGCAGAGGGTGTTTTCAATATCGTCACTGAAGTGCTTGCAGGAACTAACAGCAGGGTGCAGTACGGAACAGTTGATAACCTTGCAAAAGGAATCACTACGTATGTTAACCGCCGCGGCAGGGCGGAACGGGATTCCCGCATTGAATGGGCTCTCGGGCTCATGAATGATGGAAACACGATTTCCGAAAACGTAACGAACCTGATTGGCGACGGTTCTGTCGGCGATACGAAGACTGTTGTCGTCGGACGCGGTGAGCAGAAGCAGAACTTCACGACAAGTGTTGTCCATTTCGGTAAAAATACAGAAGGCTATATCCTGAAGCATGGCGTTATGAAAGAAAGTGCCTCCTCTATCTTCAATGGCATCGGCAAAATCGAACACGGTGCAACGAAGTCGAATGCAGAGCAGGAGTCCCGCGTTCTGATGCTGAGCGAAAAGGCACGCGGAGACGCAAACCCGATCCTTCTCATCGATGAGGATGATGTAACGGCAGGCCACGCAGCATCTGTCGGCCGTGTGGATCCGACCCAGCTGTACTACCTGATGAGCCGGGGAATTCCGCAGACAGAGGCAGAGCGCCTTGTCATCCACGGATTCCTTGCTCCGGTCGTGAAAGAGCTTCCGATCGAAGGAGTCAAAAAGCAGCTTGTTGATGTGATTGAAAGGAAAGTTAAGTAA
- the sufB gene encoding Fe-S cluster assembly protein SufB: MAKKMPEIGDYKYGFADKDVSIFRSKRGLTKEIVEEISKLKEEPQWMLDFRLKSLEHFYNMPMPQWGGDLASLNFDEITYYVKPSEKTERSWDEVPEEIKQTFDKLGIPEAEQKYLAGVSAQYESEVVYHNMQEDLEAKGIVFKDTDSALRENEDLFREHWAKVIPPTDNKFAALNSAVWSGGSFIYVPKGVKVDTPLQAYFRINSENMGQFERTLIIVDEGAHVHYVEGCTAPVYTTNSLHSAVVEIIIKKDAYCRYTTIQNWANNVYNLVTKRAVCEANATMEWIDGNIGSKLTMKYPAVILKGEGARGMTLSIALAGKGQHQDAGAKMIHLAPNTSSTIVSKSISKQGGKVTYRGIVHFGRKAEGARANIECDTLIMDNQSTSDTIPYNEILNDNISLEHEAKVSKVSEEQLFYLMSRGISEEEATEMIVMGFIEPFTKELPMEYAVEMNRLIKFEMEGSIG, translated from the coding sequence ATGGCAAAAAAGATGCCTGAAATCGGTGATTATAAATACGGATTTGCCGATAAAGACGTTTCCATTTTCCGCTCAAAACGTGGTTTGACGAAGGAAATCGTAGAGGAAATTTCAAAGCTGAAAGAAGAGCCTCAGTGGATGCTTGACTTCCGTTTAAAATCTCTTGAACATTTCTACAACATGCCAATGCCTCAATGGGGCGGAGATCTAGCGTCATTAAACTTTGATGAAATCACTTATTATGTAAAGCCTTCTGAAAAGACAGAACGCTCATGGGACGAAGTGCCTGAAGAGATCAAGCAGACGTTTGACAAGCTTGGCATCCCGGAAGCAGAGCAAAAATACCTTGCAGGTGTTTCTGCGCAGTACGAGTCAGAGGTTGTTTACCATAATATGCAGGAAGACCTTGAAGCAAAAGGAATCGTATTCAAGGATACAGATTCTGCTTTGAGGGAAAACGAAGATCTTTTCCGCGAGCACTGGGCGAAGGTAATCCCTCCGACCGACAATAAGTTTGCGGCTCTGAACTCTGCGGTATGGTCAGGCGGTTCTTTCATCTACGTGCCAAAAGGCGTAAAGGTAGATACTCCGCTTCAGGCTTACTTCCGCATCAACTCAGAAAATATGGGGCAGTTCGAGCGCACGCTCATCATCGTGGATGAAGGCGCCCATGTCCACTATGTTGAAGGATGTACAGCTCCAGTCTACACAACGAACTCTCTTCACAGTGCCGTTGTAGAAATCATCATCAAAAAGGATGCGTACTGCCGCTATACGACAATCCAGAACTGGGCAAACAACGTATACAACCTTGTAACAAAAAGGGCTGTATGTGAAGCCAATGCTACAATGGAATGGATCGACGGAAATATCGGCTCCAAGCTGACAATGAAATATCCGGCAGTTATCCTTAAAGGAGAAGGCGCCCGCGGAATGACCCTTTCCATTGCACTTGCAGGGAAAGGCCAGCACCAGGATGCCGGGGCAAAAATGATCCACCTTGCTCCAAATACTTCTTCTACAATCGTATCAAAATCAATCTCCAAGCAGGGCGGTAAAGTAACATACCGCGGGATCGTGCACTTCGGCCGCAAAGCGGAAGGCGCTCGTGCAAACATTGAGTGCGATACGTTGATCATGGATAATCAGTCTACTTCTGATACAATCCCTTACAATGAAATCCTGAATGATAACATCTCGCTTGAACACGAAGCGAAGGTATCAAAGGTTTCGGAAGAGCAGCTGTTCTATCTGATGAGCCGCGGCATCTCCGAAGAAGAAGCAACTGAAATGATCGTAATGGGCTTCATCGAGCCATTTACAAAAGAGCTTCCAATGGAATATGCAGTTGAAATGAACCGCCTGATCAAGTTCGAGATGGAAGGTTCCATCGGCTGA